From Acidicapsa acidisoli, the proteins below share one genomic window:
- a CDS encoding TolC family protein, with product MRYVHSIILSGCFAMLAAVPCVSQQTQVSAPQASTQTHVESGSITLEDAIARAKSNEPTFAAAVAADKVAMLNQSLSRSALLPNVVYHNQYLYTQAAHGPSQSANASTAATTSVPRFIGNNSVHEYTSQGVVTETIGVQQVTAVAQASAAASVASAELEIAKRGLVVTVVGLYYGALAADHKMAVAQRALDEANSFTELTQYREAAREAAHADVVKAQLQQQQRARELADAKLQSDKARLDLAVLLFPDPHTPYKLVDFASPAPLATREELEAVAAQNNAELKSALASMHAASLDVTAARAAYLPDLGLSFNYGIDAPEFAVHGPDGTRNLGYSATATVDIPVWDWFAMHDRIKQKTSMRESAKVTLTATQRRLIAQLDEFYAEASVSRDQLQSLDQSAATARESLRLVRLRYSAGECTVLEVVDAQNSLVAAESAREDGILRYQTALANLQILTGTM from the coding sequence ATGCGATACGTACACTCGATTATTCTCTCCGGATGCTTCGCGATGCTGGCTGCCGTTCCTTGCGTGTCGCAGCAGACGCAGGTCTCGGCGCCGCAAGCTTCCACGCAGACGCATGTCGAATCCGGCTCGATTACCCTGGAGGACGCGATTGCACGCGCCAAATCCAACGAGCCTACCTTCGCCGCAGCCGTGGCGGCTGACAAGGTCGCGATGCTGAATCAGTCTCTGTCACGGTCGGCGTTGTTACCGAACGTGGTCTATCACAACCAATACCTGTACACGCAGGCGGCGCATGGTCCGAGTCAATCGGCGAACGCCAGTACTGCGGCGACGACCAGCGTTCCGCGATTTATCGGCAACAACAGCGTCCACGAATACACCAGCCAGGGCGTGGTTACAGAGACAATTGGCGTGCAGCAGGTGACAGCCGTTGCCCAGGCTTCGGCTGCAGCTTCGGTCGCGTCGGCGGAACTGGAAATCGCCAAGCGCGGCCTCGTGGTTACGGTGGTTGGTCTGTACTACGGAGCGCTGGCTGCGGATCACAAGATGGCTGTTGCGCAGCGTGCGCTCGATGAGGCAAACAGCTTTACCGAGCTTACGCAATACCGCGAGGCAGCACGCGAGGCCGCGCATGCCGACGTGGTCAAAGCGCAGTTGCAACAGCAACAGCGCGCGCGAGAGTTAGCCGACGCGAAGCTGCAAAGCGATAAGGCTCGGCTGGATCTCGCGGTGCTGCTTTTTCCCGATCCGCATACCCCTTACAAGCTCGTGGATTTTGCCAGCCCCGCTCCGTTGGCTACTCGCGAAGAGCTAGAAGCAGTCGCTGCGCAGAACAATGCCGAACTCAAGAGTGCGCTGGCCTCAATGCACGCGGCGAGCCTTGATGTCACTGCGGCTCGCGCTGCTTACCTGCCAGATCTGGGGCTCAGTTTCAACTACGGCATCGACGCGCCGGAGTTTGCCGTGCACGGTCCCGATGGCACGCGCAATCTGGGTTACTCCGCTACTGCGACTGTTGATATTCCTGTATGGGACTGGTTCGCCATGCACGACCGCATCAAGCAGAAGACATCAATGCGCGAATCGGCCAAGGTAACGCTTACCGCCACGCAACGCCGCCTGATCGCCCAGTTGGACGAGTTCTACGCCGAAGCTTCCGTGAGTCGCGATCAGCTTCAGTCGCTCGATCAAAGTGCGGCCACAGCACGCGAAAGCCTGCGTCTTGTCCGACTGCGCTATTCCGCTGGAGAATGCACCGTGCTCGAAGTGGTCGATGCACAAAACTCGCTTGTCGCCGCCGAAAGTGCGCGCGAAGACGGCATTCTCCGCTATCAAACGGCCTTGGCCAATCTACAGATACTCACGGGAACGATGTGA
- a CDS encoding YncE family protein yields the protein MTSKLVTRSLGALGLFSALTIAAALPAMAQKSYTVQDKWKVGGEGGWDYLTADSAAHRLYITHGGRVEVLDSTSGKSIGAITGLKGTHGVALDDSGKYGYISDGGANEVVVFDRASLQKVASIPAGTNPDGIAFEPVTKTVWAFNGRSKDVTVIDTATQKVIATVPLPGRPEFPVADGKGEIFDNIEDKNSIVRLDAKAPKVTATWSIAPCESPSGLAIDRAGRRLFAVCDEKKMAVVDANTGKVIATPAIGDGPDAAGYDPKTKLAYSSNGDGTLTVVDASNSSYKVVQNLATQAGARTMALDAATGKVYVVTAQFGPRPAATASNPRPRPSIVADTFTVIVAGRE from the coding sequence ATGACATCAAAGCTCGTTACTCGCAGCCTCGGCGCTCTTGGGTTGTTTTCGGCATTGACGATCGCAGCCGCTCTGCCTGCCATGGCTCAGAAATCCTACACCGTTCAGGACAAGTGGAAGGTCGGCGGCGAAGGCGGTTGGGACTATCTCACCGCTGACTCTGCGGCGCATCGGCTTTACATTACCCATGGCGGCCGCGTCGAGGTGCTCGATTCCACTTCGGGCAAGTCGATTGGCGCGATCACCGGGCTCAAGGGAACCCATGGGGTCGCGCTCGACGATTCCGGCAAGTATGGCTACATCAGTGACGGCGGCGCCAACGAAGTTGTGGTCTTCGATCGTGCCTCATTGCAGAAAGTTGCGTCGATTCCCGCTGGCACCAATCCGGATGGCATTGCATTTGAGCCTGTGACCAAGACGGTTTGGGCCTTCAACGGACGCAGCAAGGATGTTACCGTGATCGACACGGCGACGCAAAAGGTGATCGCAACCGTGCCGCTGCCAGGCAGGCCGGAGTTTCCGGTCGCCGACGGCAAAGGTGAAATCTTCGACAATATTGAAGACAAGAACTCGATTGTCCGCCTCGACGCGAAAGCTCCGAAGGTCACCGCGACGTGGTCGATTGCTCCCTGCGAATCGCCTTCCGGTCTGGCGATTGACCGCGCAGGGCGCCGGCTGTTTGCTGTCTGCGATGAAAAGAAGATGGCCGTCGTCGATGCAAATACCGGTAAGGTCATCGCGACGCCGGCTATCGGCGATGGCCCGGATGCCGCAGGTTACGATCCCAAAACCAAGCTTGCCTATTCCTCCAATGGTGATGGCACTCTGACAGTGGTCGACGCCAGTAACAGCAGCTATAAGGTTGTACAAAATCTTGCGACCCAGGCTGGAGCGCGCACGATGGCTCTTGACGCTGCGACCGGCAAGGTCTACGTTGTGACCGCGCAGTTTGGCCCTCGTCCTGCTGCAACTGCGTCCAATCCGCGGCCGCGGCCGTCCATCGTTGCAGACACTTTCACCGTCATTGTGGCAGGTCGTGAATAA
- a CDS encoding sensor histidine kinase gives MKPYSISRRLIATVLLIELISALCVTGLALLYERHAHFRSFDILLRGRADSMLGAVQDAEDASDNVMLDGTEVTVPADDVYEVVDARGQVLGRSANWRGGLAIGPNGGMDWNPRDRDEGAFFSTVVNGKIYRVIRMRGLRIVDPGDKGGGIRRYVTIYYGSSVKRVWNAVFRAAGFYAISSLIVLACTGILMSWLLNRGLAPLRELASGASKVSVTSWSFHPSQRARMTRELSPLVSALESLIAGLQQSFEQQRRFVGDAAHELKTSVAVVKSSLQLLEMKPRSTEEYQAGLAQCLTDCGRMEGVVAQMLSLARLEEDKEKGFADCRTDVFHNLSEAAVQLESMAQASGVPIRIHGDRTLSANIDPQQFKLLCTNLLINALQHSPVDSVVAVDIERRCAFAELRFCDDGEGIAPEDLPHIFERFSRSDPSRSRKTGGTGLGLAICKAIVESFGGTIEISSQLNVGTIVVVRIPLSEDEPPRSIVL, from the coding sequence GTGAAACCTTACTCCATTTCGAGGCGGCTCATTGCCACAGTGCTGTTGATTGAGCTGATCTCAGCACTCTGCGTTACCGGACTCGCGTTGCTTTATGAGCGGCATGCTCATTTTCGTTCGTTCGATATCCTGCTGCGCGGTCGCGCCGACTCCATGCTGGGAGCGGTCCAGGACGCAGAGGACGCAAGTGACAATGTGATGCTGGACGGAACCGAGGTTACAGTCCCTGCAGACGATGTGTATGAGGTCGTCGATGCGAGAGGCCAGGTTCTGGGGCGTTCCGCGAATTGGCGTGGCGGCTTGGCCATCGGTCCGAATGGCGGAATGGATTGGAATCCGAGGGATCGCGATGAGGGAGCCTTCTTTTCGACCGTTGTGAATGGAAAGATTTATCGCGTAATTCGTATGCGTGGGCTGCGCATTGTCGATCCCGGAGACAAGGGAGGAGGGATTCGCCGCTACGTCACTATTTATTATGGCTCGTCGGTGAAACGTGTGTGGAACGCGGTGTTCCGAGCGGCGGGCTTTTACGCGATCAGCAGCCTGATTGTCCTGGCATGCACCGGCATTCTCATGTCGTGGCTGTTGAATCGCGGCCTTGCGCCGTTGCGGGAACTTGCTTCGGGAGCCTCGAAGGTCTCGGTAACGTCCTGGAGTTTCCACCCTTCGCAGCGAGCGAGGATGACCAGGGAGCTCAGCCCTCTCGTCTCGGCACTTGAGTCGCTGATCGCCGGACTGCAGCAGTCGTTCGAGCAGCAAAGGCGCTTTGTGGGCGACGCCGCGCATGAGTTGAAGACCAGTGTTGCCGTCGTGAAGTCTTCGTTGCAGTTGCTTGAGATGAAGCCGCGGAGCACGGAAGAATACCAGGCGGGTCTGGCGCAATGCCTGACCGATTGCGGGCGGATGGAGGGAGTGGTTGCTCAGATGCTCAGCCTCGCTCGTTTGGAGGAGGACAAGGAGAAAGGATTTGCCGATTGCAGAACGGACGTCTTTCACAACTTGAGCGAAGCTGCCGTCCAGTTGGAGAGTATGGCGCAGGCCAGTGGAGTTCCGATTCGAATTCATGGCGACAGAACCCTGTCGGCCAACATCGACCCACAGCAATTCAAGCTGTTGTGCACCAATCTTCTCATCAACGCATTGCAGCATAGCCCGGTCGACTCCGTCGTCGCGGTGGACATCGAACGCCGATGCGCTTTCGCCGAGTTACGTTTCTGCGACGACGGCGAAGGCATAGCTCCGGAGGATCTGCCTCATATCTTCGAGCGATTTTCCCGCAGCGATCCGTCGCGCAGCAGGAAGACTGGTGGGACTGGGCTGGGGCTCGCAATTTGTAAGGCAATCGTCGAGAGCTTCGGGGGTACGATTGAGATCAGCAGCCAATTGAACGTAGGGACCATTGTTGTCGTCCGTATTCCCCTGTCCGAAGACGAGCCGCCCCGCTCGATCGTTTTGTAA
- a CDS encoding response regulator transcription factor — protein MRVLLIEDELRLAENVARALREGPGFAVDCAEDGVTGVELAGNRCYDLIILDLMLPRLDGVGVLKRLRASKDETPVLILTARGEVGSTISLLNAGADDYLSKPFDLGELLARVKALIRRGKGVAHPTLQVGDIVVNTLEQTVRRAGEEIALSPMEYRVLEYLMHRPRVIVSKQELLEHLYDYNWEHHSNVIEVHVSNLRRKLSSGEQLSSIETLRGRGYRLLIYKVEEE, from the coding sequence ATGCGTGTTCTGCTGATTGAAGATGAACTCCGTCTCGCGGAAAACGTAGCCCGCGCCCTGCGGGAAGGTCCCGGTTTCGCCGTCGACTGCGCCGAGGATGGTGTGACCGGTGTGGAACTGGCCGGTAACCGCTGCTATGACCTGATCATCCTTGATCTGATGCTGCCCAGGCTTGACGGAGTCGGCGTTCTGAAGAGGCTACGCGCCAGCAAGGACGAGACACCGGTGTTGATACTGACAGCGCGAGGCGAGGTCGGGTCTACGATCAGCTTATTGAATGCAGGAGCGGACGATTATCTGAGCAAGCCGTTTGACCTGGGCGAGTTGCTTGCGCGTGTCAAGGCTCTCATTCGCAGGGGCAAAGGGGTGGCGCATCCCACCCTTCAGGTCGGCGACATCGTCGTGAACACACTGGAGCAGACCGTGCGCAGAGCGGGCGAGGAGATCGCGCTTTCTCCCATGGAATACAGGGTGCTGGAGTATCTGATGCATCGTCCCCGGGTCATTGTCTCCAAGCAGGAGTTGCTGGAGCATCTCTACGACTACAACTGGGAGCACCACTCGAATGTGATTGAGGTGCATGTTTCGAACCTGCGCAGGAAACTGAGCAGCGGGGAGCAGCTATCCAGTATCGAGACGCTGCGTGGGCGCGGTTATCGGCTCCTGATTTATAAGGTAGAAGAAGAGTGA
- a CDS encoding HoxN/HupN/NixA family nickel/cobalt transporter produces the protein MPSFLRALLNDEDHNTRGRVIGIYSVLLVFNLVVWAWALIAFDRFPVLLGTAFLAYSFGLRHAVDADHIAAIDNVTRKLMQEGKKPVAVGLMFSLGHSTIVIAGSIAIAGTALALQHRFDAVRAIGGVIGTLASTFFLFGIAIVNLMVLQSVYRTFTRVRRGEPYVEEDLDLLLGNRGFLSRLFRPMFAMIRSSWHMYPLGVLFGLGFDTATEIGLLGISAAEASKGLSLWSILVFPALFAAGMSLIDTTDNILMLGAYGWAFVKPIRKLYYNITITSVSVVVAIAVGGIEALGLLADQFHPTGVFWDLVNKLNDNFGLLGYFIIALFAVSWIVSIAVYKWRRFDILEPERVES, from the coding sequence ATGCCATCCTTCCTGCGGGCTCTCCTCAACGACGAAGACCACAATACTCGTGGCAGAGTCATCGGAATTTATAGCGTCCTGCTGGTATTCAATCTAGTGGTCTGGGCGTGGGCGCTGATTGCATTTGATCGATTTCCGGTACTGCTCGGAACGGCATTTTTGGCGTACAGTTTTGGTCTGCGCCACGCCGTTGATGCGGATCATATCGCTGCTATCGACAACGTCACCCGGAAATTGATGCAAGAAGGCAAGAAGCCTGTAGCTGTCGGGCTGATGTTCTCTCTCGGGCACTCCACCATCGTCATTGCAGGTTCCATCGCAATTGCGGGGACGGCGCTCGCATTGCAGCATCGCTTCGACGCTGTCAGGGCGATTGGCGGTGTGATCGGCACGCTGGCGTCGACCTTCTTTCTTTTTGGAATTGCGATCGTCAATCTGATGGTTCTTCAATCGGTCTATCGCACCTTCACGCGGGTGCGGCGTGGCGAGCCTTATGTTGAAGAGGATCTCGATCTGCTGCTTGGCAACCGCGGTTTTCTGTCAAGGCTCTTCCGGCCAATGTTCGCCATGATCCGGAGCAGTTGGCACATGTATCCGCTCGGCGTGCTGTTTGGCCTCGGATTCGATACCGCGACCGAGATTGGACTGCTGGGCATCTCCGCCGCCGAAGCTTCGAAAGGGCTTTCCTTGTGGTCGATTCTTGTCTTCCCGGCGCTGTTTGCGGCAGGCATGTCATTAATCGACACTACCGACAATATTCTGATGCTCGGCGCCTACGGATGGGCCTTCGTGAAGCCAATCCGCAAGCTGTACTATAACATCACTATTACTTCGGTTTCGGTCGTGGTCGCCATTGCTGTGGGTGGAATCGAAGCGCTCGGCCTGCTTGCGGATCAGTTCCATCCGACGGGTGTGTTCTGGGATCTGGTGAACAAGCTAAATGACAACTTCGGCCTGCTGGGCTACTTCATCATTGCCCTGTTCGCCGTGAGTTGGATTGTTTCTATCGCCGTTTATAAATGGCGACGCTTTGACATTCTCGAACCGGAACGCGTTGAATCCTAA
- the nikR gene encoding nickel-responsive transcriptional regulator NikR has protein sequence MPQLIRTGVSLEEDLLHEFDHLIAKRGYENRSEAIRDLIREALLSEIVVSNKPVVGTLTLVYDHHVQNLSQKLTEVQHTAGAMILAATHVHLDHNYCLEVIIMKGKSKKLQAVADGMLALRGVELGKLVLTNSGTDIKAGHHEHP, from the coding sequence ATGCCGCAACTGATTCGCACCGGCGTTTCGCTTGAAGAGGATCTGCTGCACGAGTTTGACCACTTGATCGCCAAACGCGGTTACGAGAATCGCTCCGAGGCGATTCGCGATCTGATCCGTGAGGCGCTTCTTTCAGAGATTGTGGTTTCGAACAAGCCAGTGGTCGGTACGCTGACGCTGGTTTACGACCACCACGTACAGAATTTGTCGCAGAAGTTGACCGAGGTGCAGCATACCGCAGGCGCGATGATTCTGGCGGCGACGCACGTCCATCTTGACCACAACTACTGCCTGGAAGTGATCATCATGAAGGGCAAGAGCAAAAAACTTCAGGCCGTGGCTGATGGAATGCTGGCACTGCGCGGAGTGGAGTTAGGAAAACTGGTCCTGACGAACTCGGGCACTGATATTAAGGCCGGACACCACGAGCATCCCTAG
- a CDS encoding ankyrin repeat domain-containing protein: MKDTLFFVLFAVMLCVPRVQAQSSDLFNAARADDTKTVQSLIAGNVDINQRNEDGFTALVLASYNGSPDVAELLLQHHASTEIKDPVGRTALMAASFQGDEKCVKLLIDAKADINAADDNGATSLMYAVEFGRKNAVKLLLAAKADPTMKDKRGFDAIYLAQQLDDPEMLALLKH, from the coding sequence ATGAAGGATACATTGTTTTTTGTTTTATTCGCGGTGATGTTGTGCGTGCCCAGAGTGCAGGCGCAGTCGTCGGATCTGTTCAATGCTGCTCGCGCTGACGACACGAAGACAGTGCAGAGCCTCATCGCAGGCAACGTCGACATCAATCAACGGAATGAGGATGGTTTTACTGCCCTGGTGCTGGCTTCCTATAACGGAAGTCCCGATGTCGCGGAGTTGTTGTTGCAGCACCACGCTTCCACGGAAATCAAGGACCCGGTCGGCCGCACGGCACTCATGGCCGCATCGTTTCAGGGCGACGAAAAATGCGTGAAGCTGCTGATTGACGCCAAGGCTGACATTAATGCCGCGGACGACAACGGCGCGACCAGCCTGATGTACGCAGTCGAGTTCGGCCGAAAGAACGCAGTCAAACTGCTGCTGGCGGCCAAGGCCGATCCAACGATGAAGGACAAGCGCGGCTTCGATGCAATTTATCTGGCGCAACAGTTAGACGATCCAGAGATGCTGGCTCTGCTCAAGCACTGA
- a CDS encoding ankyrin repeat domain-containing protein translates to MKTGWIAILFACVALTGMANAQSANLFIAARTNDLSGAKALLANKADINQQDEKGYTPLIIATYNGSYEVAQFLLDHGAATEKKDASGRTALMGAAFKGDDRDVKLLLDHGADIHARDAKGLTCMAYAVMFAKFSVVKVLRDWDASHSTTASAMGN, encoded by the coding sequence ATGAAAACTGGATGGATCGCTATCTTGTTCGCGTGTGTCGCCCTTACCGGGATGGCAAACGCACAGTCCGCGAACTTGTTCATTGCGGCGCGGACGAATGATCTGAGCGGTGCGAAGGCTCTGCTTGCAAACAAGGCCGACATCAACCAGCAGGATGAGAAGGGCTACACGCCGCTGATCATTGCGACGTACAACGGAAGCTACGAGGTGGCACAGTTCCTCCTCGACCATGGCGCGGCCACAGAGAAGAAGGACGCCTCGGGCCGGACAGCCTTGATGGGAGCTGCCTTCAAGGGAGACGACAGGGATGTAAAGCTGCTCCTCGATCACGGCGCGGACATCCATGCCAGGGACGCAAAGGGGCTGACCTGCATGGCATACGCGGTCATGTTCGCGAAGTTCTCTGTGGTCAAAGTTCTTCGCGACTGGGATGCATCGCATTCGACGACAGCTTCAGCAATGGGAAATTGA
- a CDS encoding catalase — protein MKAPIAIALLLSGSLLWAQQQKTMTTNSGAPVGDNQDSLTVGNDGPVLLQDLHLIDKLQAFDRERIPERVVHARGVGAHGFFVSYGDQSKYTKADFLNAAGKQTPVFVRFSTVMPFRGSAETGTRDPRGFAVKFYTQQGNYDIVGINQPVFFIRDAIKFPDFVHAMKPSPVTNRQDPTRQWDFLSLDRESTNMMTYMYLDSGTPLNYRQMDGFGVHAFRWVNAQGKVVFVKYKWTSMQGYLNTNPRTLAAAFLKDTQEGTDDLYREVGKGNFPSWELSVQIATQEQLDKLDFDPFDDTKIWPESIFPQTKIGKMTLNKMPDNFFQETEESAFAPGNLVSGIEPSPDRMLQGRLFSYLDTQRYRIGPDFQQLPINRPISPVNNYSQDGHMDNRETHGEYNYQPNRAENTIAENPAFDYSPIQPDGPSQQKPIRIKDEYRQAGELYRSVSKQDQDDLIENLVHDLSQITNPDTVLAAVANFYKADKNYGTRLADGLHISVDQVATRAAAL, from the coding sequence ATGAAAGCACCGATTGCAATCGCACTTCTTCTATCCGGAAGCCTGCTCTGGGCGCAGCAGCAAAAGACTATGACTACCAATTCAGGAGCACCTGTCGGCGACAATCAGGATTCACTTACGGTTGGCAATGACGGACCCGTTCTTCTGCAGGATCTGCACTTGATCGACAAGCTCCAGGCCTTCGATCGCGAGCGTATCCCGGAGCGCGTCGTGCACGCACGCGGAGTCGGGGCACACGGCTTCTTCGTTTCCTACGGAGACCAGTCGAAGTACACCAAGGCGGACTTTCTGAATGCCGCGGGCAAGCAGACCCCGGTCTTCGTTCGCTTTTCCACCGTGATGCCCTTCCGGGGCTCGGCGGAGACGGGAACGCGCGATCCCCGTGGCTTCGCAGTGAAGTTCTATACCCAGCAGGGCAACTACGACATCGTCGGAATCAACCAGCCGGTCTTCTTTATTCGCGACGCCATCAAGTTCCCCGACTTCGTGCACGCGATGAAGCCCTCGCCGGTGACCAACCGCCAGGATCCGACACGTCAGTGGGACTTCCTTTCGCTGGACAGGGAATCGACCAACATGATGACCTACATGTACCTCGACAGCGGCACTCCGCTGAACTACCGCCAGATGGATGGCTTTGGCGTGCATGCGTTCCGCTGGGTCAATGCGCAGGGCAAGGTCGTGTTCGTCAAGTACAAGTGGACCTCGATGCAGGGCTACCTGAACACCAACCCGCGTACCCTTGCTGCCGCGTTTCTGAAGGACACCCAGGAAGGCACCGACGATCTCTATCGCGAGGTCGGCAAGGGCAACTTCCCCTCCTGGGAGCTGAGCGTGCAGATCGCGACACAGGAGCAGTTGGATAAGCTGGACTTCGATCCGTTTGACGACACCAAGATTTGGCCCGAGTCGATCTTCCCCCAGACCAAGATCGGCAAGATGACCCTCAACAAGATGCCCGATAACTTCTTCCAGGAAACCGAAGAGTCAGCCTTCGCGCCCGGCAATTTGGTTTCCGGTATCGAGCCCTCGCCGGATCGCATGCTGCAGGGACGTCTGTTCTCGTACCTCGACACGCAGCGCTACCGCATCGGACCCGACTTTCAGCAGCTGCCAATCAACCGCCCCATCTCGCCGGTCAACAACTACAGCCAGGATGGCCACATGGACAACCGCGAGACGCACGGTGAGTACAACTACCAGCCGAATCGCGCAGAGAACACGATTGCCGAGAATCCGGCCTTCGATTATTCCCCGATTCAGCCGGACGGCCCAAGCCAGCAGAAGCCCATCCGGATCAAGGATGAGTATCGTCAGGCAGGCGAGTTGTACCGCTCCGTGAGCAAGCAGGATCAGGACGACCTGATTGAGAACCTGGTGCACGACCTCTCGCAGATTACCAATCCGGACACAGTCCTTGCGGCGGTGGCCAACTTCTACAAGGCAGACAAGAACTACGGAACCCGCCTTGCAGATGGCCTGCACATCAGCGTAGATCAGGTTGCAACTCGCGCTGCCGCACTCTAA
- a CDS encoding LysR family transcriptional regulator: MEIHQLRYFCAVVRTGSFTKAADQEGVTQPSLSQQIQRLEQSVGSPLFVRLGRSVKLTRAGEVFHPHALEILSSSKKAAAQVRQLEQGIRGPLRVGAIPTVLPYLLAPHLSGFLRQFPEVELILTEETTTRLAEMLQAGDLDAIICSLPLRYPNVVCSELMRDPLVLVTPKGHSLTSRTIASTFDLSGERLLFLKEGHCFREDMLTACTRNRAEMAPSFEADHFGTIFPLVASGAGITIAPMMAAAHAVNCSVVPLAKAQFRRVGYARLESSVRFKPLQAFTKWLRTVADTMSDTMSAQVSP; this comes from the coding sequence ATGGAAATCCATCAGCTTCGCTATTTCTGCGCAGTGGTTCGAACCGGTAGCTTTACCAAGGCGGCAGATCAGGAGGGGGTCACACAACCTTCGCTCTCACAACAGATTCAGCGGCTTGAGCAGTCCGTCGGTTCACCTCTGTTTGTCCGTCTGGGCAGATCGGTGAAGCTCACGCGTGCCGGAGAGGTTTTTCATCCTCATGCGTTGGAGATCCTGAGTTCTTCGAAGAAGGCGGCGGCACAAGTGCGTCAACTGGAGCAAGGCATTCGCGGTCCCCTGCGCGTGGGAGCGATTCCTACGGTATTGCCTTATTTGCTTGCGCCGCATCTTTCCGGCTTCCTTCGGCAATTTCCAGAGGTCGAACTGATTCTGACCGAGGAGACAACGACGCGTCTGGCGGAAATGCTCCAGGCCGGCGATCTTGATGCGATCATCTGCAGCCTTCCCCTGCGCTATCCAAACGTCGTGTGCAGCGAGCTGATGCGCGATCCACTGGTGCTCGTTACCCCAAAGGGGCACTCGCTGACAAGCCGAACAATTGCCTCCACCTTTGATCTTTCCGGTGAACGGCTGCTGTTCCTGAAGGAGGGTCACTGCTTTCGTGAAGATATGCTCACCGCCTGCACGCGCAACCGCGCTGAGATGGCGCCATCCTTTGAAGCCGACCACTTCGGCACGATCTTCCCACTGGTGGCTTCGGGCGCCGGCATTACGATTGCTCCGATGATGGCAGCGGCTCATGCCGTGAATTGCTCCGTCGTGCCATTGGCCAAAGCGCAGTTTCGACGCGTGGGCTATGCACGGCTCGAAAGCAGCGTTCGATTCAAGCCGCTGCAAGCCTTCACGAAGTGGCTGCGAACGGTGGCGGATACCATGTCCGATACCATGTCCGCTCAGGTGTCTCCATAG
- a CDS encoding DUF3467 domain-containing protein, with product MSQNPQQPRVNMVQAAGYRDTYANSVQIRVSVWDFHLIFGQANSESPDQLSIQNHQGIYLSPQQAKALWNVLGQNLAQYEQAFGELNLEPQIPNFPQGTVN from the coding sequence ATGAGCCAGAACCCGCAGCAACCACGCGTCAACATGGTCCAGGCCGCCGGATACCGCGACACCTACGCCAACAGCGTTCAGATCCGCGTCAGCGTCTGGGATTTTCATCTCATTTTCGGCCAGGCCAACTCCGAGAGCCCCGATCAGCTCAGCATCCAGAATCACCAGGGAATTTACTTGAGTCCACAGCAGGCCAAGGCCCTGTGGAATGTGCTCGGTCAAAATCTGGCCCAGTATGAACAGGCCTTTGGCGAACTGAATCTTGAACCGCAGATTCCGAACTTCCCCCAGGGCACCGTCAATTAG